One Nocardia farcinica genomic region harbors:
- a CDS encoding DUF4334 domain-containing protein, which translates to MSEQIDWRQLREQHEGVSPRDLDRLWAQLPTARAEDILGNWRGDAFPTGHPLCRALPASRWYGKHFLALDDAKPLICRAEDGSLFSNVELGQGEATLWNIEFRGEVTATMVYDGRAVFDHFKWLDENTLMGIMNGRPELVLSRGEHFYFLLERDS; encoded by the coding sequence ATGAGCGAACAGATCGACTGGCGGCAACTGCGCGAGCAGCACGAGGGCGTCTCGCCCCGCGACCTGGACCGGCTGTGGGCGCAGCTGCCGACCGCGCGGGCCGAGGACATCCTCGGCAACTGGCGCGGCGATGCCTTCCCGACCGGTCATCCGCTGTGCCGGGCGCTGCCCGCCAGCCGCTGGTACGGCAAGCACTTCCTGGCGCTCGACGATGCCAAGCCGCTCATCTGCCGCGCCGAGGACGGCAGCCTGTTCTCCAATGTGGAACTCGGCCAGGGTGAGGCGACGTTGTGGAACATCGAGTTCCGCGGCGAGGTCACCGCGACCATGGTCTACGACGGCCGCGCCGTCTTCGACCATTTCAAGTGGCTCGACGAGAACACCCTCATGGGCATCATGAACGGCAGGCCCGAGCTGGTGCTCAGCCGCGGTGAGCACTTCTACTTCCTGCTGGAGCGGGATTCGTGA
- a CDS encoding NAD(P)-dependent alcohol dehydrogenase, translating into MRTTTAALSRDPRGPFQLEQVCLDAPRPDEILVRVLASGICHTDLVSRAAGAADRPVLLGHEGAGVVEEVGGAVTAVRPGDHVVLTFRHCGACRNCATGRPAYCRKATALNTFGRRADGTPRVTVDGAPVLDGFFGQSSLAGYALATADNTVVIDPSVDPVVAAPLGCGFQTGAGAVLNLLRPEADSWLVVYGAGAVGLAALLAARTLDGVRTVVVETSAQRRALALELGATAALDPADGDTTARVRELTGRGADHALEATGIPTVLADAVRALGVGGTVAAVGLGTGAPPLDMRDIVVHGKSIRGCLEGDSVPTEFVPRLLELYRSGRLPLDRLVSVYPSAEIETALADQRAGTIVKPVLRW; encoded by the coding sequence ATGCGCACGACCACGGCGGCGCTGTCGCGGGATCCGCGCGGCCCGTTCCAGCTCGAACAGGTGTGCCTGGACGCCCCGCGTCCGGACGAGATCCTGGTTCGCGTGCTCGCCTCGGGCATCTGCCACACCGATCTGGTCAGCAGGGCCGCCGGCGCCGCCGATCGACCGGTGCTGCTCGGCCATGAGGGCGCAGGGGTGGTCGAGGAGGTCGGCGGCGCGGTCACGGCGGTGCGCCCCGGCGACCACGTGGTCCTGACGTTCCGGCACTGCGGCGCCTGCCGCAACTGCGCCACCGGCCGCCCGGCATACTGCCGAAAAGCCACCGCTCTCAACACGTTCGGGCGGAGGGCGGACGGTACGCCGCGGGTGACCGTCGACGGCGCACCGGTCCTCGACGGGTTCTTCGGTCAATCGAGCCTGGCCGGCTATGCGCTCGCCACCGCCGACAACACCGTCGTCATCGACCCGTCGGTCGATCCGGTCGTGGCCGCCCCGCTGGGTTGCGGCTTCCAGACCGGCGCCGGTGCCGTGCTGAATCTGCTTCGGCCGGAAGCGGATTCCTGGCTGGTGGTGTACGGCGCGGGCGCGGTGGGCTTGGCCGCGCTGCTGGCGGCCCGCACGCTCGACGGGGTGCGGACGGTCGTCGTGGAGACCTCGGCGCAACGTCGCGCCCTGGCGCTCGAACTGGGCGCGACCGCGGCACTCGACCCCGCCGACGGCGACACCACCGCCCGGGTGCGCGAACTGACCGGGCGAGGGGCCGACCACGCGCTGGAGGCCACCGGCATTCCCACCGTACTGGCCGACGCGGTCCGCGCGCTCGGGGTGGGTGGCACCGTCGCGGCGGTCGGCCTCGGGACCGGCGCACCGCCGCTGGACATGCGGGACATCGTGGTGCACGGCAAGAGCATCCGGGGTTGCCTGGAGGGGGACTCGGTGCCCACCGAATTCGTGCCCCGGCTACTGGAGTTGTACCGCTCGGGCCGGTTGCCGTTGGATCGGCTGGTGAGCG
- a CDS encoding TetR family transcriptional regulator — translation MRAAGEATRERILAAAKAEFAEFGVAGARINRIATAARASKDRLYAYFPGKDELYAAVTERWTAQTTAETALAADDLPGYVGRLFDHFVANPDNARLQAWADLEPTTHAAVATVLKAAIAPKLAEIRRGQAAGTVTTEFHPAALLRILTDLARTSATHAIQATSGPSRAAQREAIVLAARRLVEPRP, via the coding sequence ATGCGTGCAGCTGGAGAGGCCACCCGGGAGCGGATACTCGCGGCGGCGAAGGCCGAGTTCGCCGAGTTCGGCGTCGCCGGTGCGCGGATCAATCGCATCGCCACGGCCGCCCGCGCCAGCAAGGACCGGCTCTACGCCTACTTCCCCGGCAAGGACGAGTTGTACGCGGCCGTCACCGAACGCTGGACGGCACAGACCACCGCGGAGACGGCGCTGGCGGCCGACGACCTGCCCGGCTACGTCGGGCGGTTGTTCGATCATTTCGTGGCCAACCCCGACAATGCCCGGTTGCAGGCGTGGGCCGATCTGGAACCGACGACGCACGCGGCCGTCGCCACGGTGCTGAAGGCGGCGATCGCCCCGAAGCTGGCCGAGATCCGGCGCGGCCAGGCCGCGGGCACGGTGACCACCGAGTTCCATCCGGCCGCCTTGCTGCGCATCCTCACCGATCTGGCGCGCACGTCGGCCACCCACGCGATCCAGGCCACGTCCGGGCCGAGCCGGGCGGCGCAGCGCGAGGCGATCGTGCTGGCCGCGCGCCGCCTCGTCGAGCCTCGCCCCTGA
- a CDS encoding TetR/AcrR family transcriptional regulator, producing the protein MPSLTRVPRSARKPDDERRAEFERRVLAAVEDLLADGTPYTEIAVQKIAAASGAARSTFYRYFPDKSELLVRMAELATTDLFEAAENWWRAEHTEEPAGVVAAIAAMIAGFREHRYLLLALSEVAAYDRAVGRYWRGRVAAFVAIVRERLDAEKAAGRIDPAVDSAATALVLTAMVERAIATAFASNSAVGDDALAAALGRAIWLIVYGDAPGR; encoded by the coding sequence ATGCCGTCGCTGACCCGGGTGCCCAGGAGCGCGCGCAAGCCGGACGACGAGCGCCGCGCCGAATTCGAGCGGCGCGTGCTGGCCGCCGTCGAGGACCTGCTCGCCGACGGCACCCCCTACACCGAGATCGCCGTGCAGAAGATCGCCGCGGCCTCGGGCGCGGCGCGCTCGACCTTCTACCGCTACTTCCCGGACAAGAGCGAGCTACTGGTCCGGATGGCCGAACTGGCGACCACCGACCTGTTCGAGGCCGCCGAGAACTGGTGGCGTGCCGAGCACACCGAGGAACCGGCCGGTGTCGTCGCGGCCATCGCGGCGATGATCGCCGGGTTCCGCGAACACCGCTACCTGCTGCTGGCCCTGAGCGAGGTGGCCGCCTACGACCGGGCGGTCGGCCGCTACTGGCGCGGCCGCGTCGCCGCGTTCGTGGCGATCGTGCGCGAGCGCCTGGACGCCGAGAAAGCGGCCGGTCGAATCGACCCCGCGGTGGACAGCGCCGCGACGGCACTGGTGTTGACCGCGATGGTGGAACGCGCCATCGCGACCGCGTTCGCGTCGAACTCGGCGGTCGGCGACGATGCCCTGGCCGCGGCGCTGGGCCGGGCGATCTGGCTGATCGTGTACGGGGACGCGCCCGGTCGCTGA